A window of Micromonospora sp. WMMC415 genomic DNA:
TCCACGAGCGATCAGGTCGTTGAACACCTCGTCGAAATCGATACCGAGGTCATCGAACGGGGCGAGCCGTTCGGCGAGGTCGGCGCGGCTCCAGGTGCCGGGGGAGCCAGCGACATGGTTGAGCGTCCACCAGTGCGGCTGGGTGAGATCCTCCACAGCGAGCTCCGCCCGGATGCGTCCGACCACTCTGCGGTATGCCTCGCCGCTCCAGTAGCCGATGGGCTGGGAGGCAAGCTTGTCTTGGGAGTACTCCTTCAAAACCACGCTCATGGCTCCTTCTGACCAGTTCCACAGACCTCGCCACGGTAGAAGTTCAAGGAAGCTTGAGGTCAAGTCGGACTTGTTGAGGAGACCCTCTTGCGGACGCCGGCGGGATGCTGACGCGCCCGCGCGATCGACGAGTCGACGCTGATCGTCCACTGCACCGGTATCCCGTCGTCATGCACCTTGCGTCGCGGCCAGGATCCGATCCCGCGTTGCCCAAGGAGCGGTTCGTCTCGTACGCAGGTGCCAGCCGCGACGGTGGCCCGTCGCCGCTGGTCGGCTGGGCGGGCTGGGACCACCGCGAGCAGGCCAAGCCCTCACGACGCTGATCGTGGCCTGGGAGCAGGAGGACGGCTGGGCCGCCGACCGGCTGTTCGCCGTGCGGCAAGTGTCCGCCCGACGGCAGAGCGAGTAGCGGCTGCCCATCAAGGCTCGACCAGCGGCAGTCGCTACCGCGCGAAACCGACCGATACATATGAATGCAATCGTGCCACTCAGGTGGCACATTGCATGGGGGAAGCGCGGTCTAGCGTCACGTTCCGCCGACAATGCTACATACCGAATCTGGACAAGCTGGCACAAGCGCAGGTTAGGGGCAGCCTCCCCTTCCGCCTACGGATCAAGAAGGTTAGGGGTTCGAGTCCCTTCGGGCGCGCAAGATTACAAGGGCCTGACCTGCGGAAACGTGGGCCAGGTCCCTTTGCTTGTTCGTCCCTTGTGGACCTGTGGCTGCTCGGTGGCTGCTCGTCCGACGAGCATCCCTACGTCCCGGCCCGTCCGGTGGGGTGCGGGTGGGTCCGGGTTGGTCTTGGCAGCGGGGGCGAAGTGGATCACCGATTCCAGCGGCAAGCATCGATGCTTGCGGGCGTTTGAGCGTGTCTGTCGATGGCACATCGGCGTGCGATCGAGGCGAGGGCAACAGCGGCAGGTTCAGGCGGCCTCCCCGAATCGGCCCTGGAGAACCTCATCCAGCAGGTCGAGGCGCTCGACATGGAGGACGTCGGCAAGAAGCTGGCCGTGCACAAGCACGGAGCTGACCAGCCACCGCGGCCACGGCCGGGCCCTCGGCGGCCACGGCGGCCAACCCGGGCGACTCGGGCGACCAGGAGTGACCGCCGGAGGGACCCCCGGGGGCCGCTGCATCCCGTAGCGTCACGACGCGATGGAGACCTTGACCACCCGCGGTCGCGCGGCCCGATTCGCCGCCACCGCACTCGGTCTGGCCTTGCTGGTGGCCGGCACCAGCTGGGGCACCGACGACCACTTCCCGTTCGGGCCGTTCCGGATGTACTCGACGTCGAACCCGCCGGACGCCCCGGCACCGGACACGCGGGTGGAGGGCGTCGATTCCACGGGCGCGGTGGTCGGCCTCGGCCAGGAGGCCACCGGCATCCGGCGGGCCGAGATCGAGGGGCAGCAGGCCCGCTACGTCGCCGACCCCGCGCTGCTCGCAGAGGTGGCCGACGCGTACGCCGAACGCAACCTCGGCGCGGCGAAGCTGGTCGAGGTCCGCATCGTGATCCGCTGGTACGGCATCCAGGAGGGGCGCCCGACCGGCCGCTGGACGGACGAGACCGTGGTCAGCTGGCGGGCGGGCCGATGAGCCGCTGGTTGACCGAGCCGGTCCCGCGCGGCCGGGTCGCCGCCTTTCGTACGCTGATCTATCTCTTCGTCGCCGCGGACCTGGTGGTCTTCACCCCGTGGGTGCGGACCCGGGTCGCGGTACCCGGCGAGCTCTACCAGCCGCTGCTGATCGGTCGGCTGCTGCCGCTGCCCACGCCGACCCCGGCGCTGGTCGCGGTGATCTTCTGGGTCCTGCTGCTGCTCGCCCTGCTCGCCGCCACCGGCCGGGCACCTCGACTGCTGGGCTGGTCGGTCTTCGCGCTCTACCTCGAGTGGATGATCGTCGCGATGAGCTACGGCAAGGTCGACCACGACCGGTTCGGCCTGCTCGTCGCCCTGGCCGTGCTCCCCACCGCCGGGCGTGCCCGGCACGGGGACGCCACCCGCACCGAGGCCGGGGGCTGGGCGTTGCGGGCCACCCAGATCGCGGTCATCTGCACGTACTTCCTGGCCGCCTGGGCCAAGGTGCGGTTCGGCGGGCCCGAGTGGCTGACCGGCTCGGTGCTGGCCCGGGCGATCATCCGGCGCGGCACCGAGCTGGCCGACCTGATCGCGCAGGTGCCGTACCTGCTGATCGTCGCCCAGTTCGGCATCGTCGCGTTCGAGCTGCTCAGCCCGGTGGTTTTCGTGCTGCGGGAACGCTGGCGGCTCGCCACGATCGGCTTCTTCTACTCGTTCCACCTGGTCACCATGGCGACCATCACCATCTCGTTCGCCCCGCACCTGGCCGCGATGACGAGCTTCCTGCCCCTGGAACGCGTCCGCCCGGTCGTCTGGGCGCGCCGGCTCCTCCGCCGACGCGACGGCGTCGACGCCGACCCGGAGGATGTGGCGGCCGAATACGTTCAGGCGTCCGCCGTGGGGCGGGCGGTCGGGCCGTAGAGGGATTCCCGCGCCTCCTGCGGCAACGAGCACGCGGCGGTGCCGCCGGGAAGCCGGTGCCGGTTGCGGGCCACCCAGCGGTACGTGGGCCAGGCGGCGGCGCGTACCGGAGGGAACCGGAGACCGGCACCGGCGACCCGCCAGAGGGGACCGCTGTCGCCAAGCAACCGAGCGATCGCGTCAGGCCCGGCGGCGCGGGACCCGTCGGCGCCGACCCACTGCACCGCCGCCTCGCACTCGGCCTCGGTCAGGCCGAGCGCGTCCAGGTCGGCGAACTGCCAGGGCACGACCCGCGCGTTGGTGGGGATCCGCCGCTCGATGAACTCGGCGGACTTCGTGCAGAAGGCGCAGTCCCCGTCGTATACGAACGTCGACCTCTCCATGCCCCCATCCTCCACATACCAGTGCTAACCGTGAAGGGCTGTTTCCTGGCGAGAAGATCACAGCGGTAGCCGAGCCGGACTACCGGCGGCAGTCGCACACCTTGCGCTTGCAGCGATCCTCGCTTGGATCACACGACCGGGAGGGTGCAGCGTCCTCGTCGATCAGCTCTGTGACGATCGGCGGGCGGCACTGGGCCCTGTAATGAGCCTGGTGCAGGCCGAGGAACTGCCGGTGTGGACCGGCTAGCGGTCCATCACGTAACGCGTGGCCGCGTGCCATCCATGTGCCAGCATCGCCCGGGTGTTCTCGCCACTGGCCTGTTCACCGCCCGGACGTCACCCGCACGGTCACCGGGCGCGTAGGTCGCAGTCGCACGCGGCCGCCGGAGGTCGCTCCGTGTTGGCCGGGCGGGATGGCCGCGCGGATCGGCGCTGTGCCGCCTCGGCAAGCAGCGTACGCAGTCCTTCGGCGAGGCCGGCACCCTCGGTGACGCGGCGGGCGAACGGCAGCCGGACGTCGGTGTGTCCGTGCGATGCTTCGGCGCGGAGCACCACGCCGTCGGCGTCGACCGCGACCGGTAGGACCCGCGTCGACCTGGCGGTCAACGCCGGATCGAGCAGTGTCGCGAGCTGGTCAAGGACGTCGCTGTGCCGCTGGGTGAGGTGCTGCAGGTGTACGGCTTCGACGGTGGCGAGCGGGTCCGGCCGCGCGGCACGATAGGCGCTGATGCTCACGGTGGCTTCGCCGCGATCGCGGGTGAGGCCGACCTGGACCGGTTCGACGGCCCACAGCGCGACGGGGGGTAGGTCGAGCAGGGACATGACGGTGTCGCTGTCGCACGAGTCCAGGCTCGCCGGGTCGAACCGGCGGGCCGTACCCAGCACCCGAACTCGGGCCCGTACCCGCGACCGTACGGCGACCGGGACGAGCTGCGTCACGTCGAGCCGTACCGCCCCCGGTCGACCGCGGGCGGCAACCAGCAGGCCGCCGGTCCGGGTCATCGCGTCAACCGCGAGGACCACCGTGCCGTCGGGTAGGACGGTGTGCGATCCGATGAGGTCGACGGTGGCGTCGTCAAGTCGGAGCCGCAGGGACGCGGCGGCGGACAGGGCGGAGCGCGCAGTCACGGCGCCCGCCGTCGACGCGTCGGTGGCGGGCGCCGCGTGCGCCAGGTCCGCTGGCCGCCCGGCCGGGTGGAGCGCCATGTCAGTCCCCTCGGCCATGAAGTGCAGGTGAGTTCGGCCTAGGAACGTGACTGTAGTAGGTAAGCCTTACCTTGCCAAGGCGGCGTCGTGCTGGGCCACCCTCGTCAGGCGGGCTGGTAGGTGAGGCAGTCGCTGGCGGTGGCGCCTGGACCGACGGTGATGGACTCGGCCGTGCAGGCGAGGTTGGTGTTGTAGACGCACTCGGAACGCGCGCATGCGCCCACGGAACCGGTCACCTCGGCGATCCCGCCCTGTACCGACGACTCCACGAACGTCGCGCAGGATGCGGCCGCACCCGTCGACGCGACGGTGATCGCCGGAGCGTGGCAGCCATTGTCGTTGAAACTGCACGCGGTGGCGGCGCATTCGCGGACCGGCGGCGACTGCAGCAGGGTTTTCATTGGTGCCTCCATATCGTGAGGGCCGCCGGGGTGGAGGAACGCCCCGGCTCCGCGTACTGGTCTGTCAGTCCCTCATTGCCACAGCGGCGAAAGGCAAACCTTCGCCGGTCGGCGTCCTGGAATCTATCCAGAATGACCAACACTGTAGCAACGAACCATCGTCCGCAGCGGCCCGTCGCCTTTCATCATGCGGAAAACGCCGTGCCGAATGAAGGTAGCCTTACCTTTCTTAGGTCAGTCTTGCTTTACCTGCCACAATCGGTGTACGGCTG
This region includes:
- a CDS encoding MarR family transcriptional regulator encodes the protein MSVVLKEYSQDKLASQPIGYWSGEAYRRVVGRIRAELAVEDLTQPHWWTLNHVAGSPGTWSRADLAERLAPFDDLGIDFDEVFNDLIARGWMKENGGTLTLTEPGEAGRLRAKARNARAHEQMHEGIGTAEYVAALNVLRRMIANLGGNGDLP
- a CDS encoding HTTM domain-containing protein encodes the protein MSRWLTEPVPRGRVAAFRTLIYLFVAADLVVFTPWVRTRVAVPGELYQPLLIGRLLPLPTPTPALVAVIFWVLLLLALLAATGRAPRLLGWSVFALYLEWMIVAMSYGKVDHDRFGLLVALAVLPTAGRARHGDATRTEAGGWALRATQIAVICTYFLAAWAKVRFGGPEWLTGSVLARAIIRRGTELADLIAQVPYLLIVAQFGIVAFELLSPVVFVLRERWRLATIGFFYSFHLVTMATITISFAPHLAAMTSFLPLERVRPVVWARRLLRRRDGVDADPEDVAAEYVQASAVGRAVGP
- a CDS encoding thiol-disulfide oxidoreductase DCC family protein; amino-acid sequence: MERSTFVYDGDCAFCTKSAEFIERRIPTNARVVPWQFADLDALGLTEAECEAAVQWVGADGSRAAGPDAIARLLGDSGPLWRVAGAGLRFPPVRAAAWPTYRWVARNRHRLPGGTAACSLPQEARESLYGPTARPTADA
- a CDS encoding DUF2470 domain-containing protein, whose protein sequence is MALHPAGRPADLAHAAPATDASTAGAVTARSALSAAASLRLRLDDATVDLIGSHTVLPDGTVVLAVDAMTRTGGLLVAARGRPGAVRLDVTQLVPVAVRSRVRARVRVLGTARRFDPASLDSCDSDTVMSLLDLPPVALWAVEPVQVGLTRDRGEATVSISAYRAARPDPLATVEAVHLQHLTQRHSDVLDQLATLLDPALTARSTRVLPVAVDADGVVLRAEASHGHTDVRLPFARRVTEGAGLAEGLRTLLAEAAQRRSARPSRPANTERPPAAACDCDLRAR
- a CDS encoding DUF1540 domain-containing protein, with the protein product MKTLLQSPPVRECAATACSFNDNGCHAPAITVASTGAAASCATFVESSVQGGIAEVTGSVGACARSECVYNTNLACTAESITVGPGATASDCLTYQPA